The following coding sequences are from one Thermodesulforhabdaceae bacterium window:
- the efp gene encoding elongation factor P, translating to MGNVINAGELRKGLKLEIDGEPYLIVDFEFTKPGKGQALYRCRLKNLITGIQYDRTYRSGDRFVEADIEEQEAEYLYKEGNQYHFMVTSTYEQVEMSADQLGDAVNYLTENLKVNMLFFKGRPIGITLPNFVNLRVIKAEPGVKGDTASGATKPVVLETGYELQVPLFVEEGDLLKIDTRTGSYVERV from the coding sequence ATGGGAAACGTAATCAATGCAGGTGAACTGAGAAAAGGCCTTAAACTCGAAATCGATGGGGAACCCTATCTTATCGTCGATTTTGAATTCACCAAACCGGGGAAAGGGCAGGCTCTTTACCGTTGCAGATTAAAAAACCTTATCACTGGTATTCAGTATGACCGCACATACCGTTCAGGAGACCGTTTTGTGGAAGCCGATATAGAGGAACAGGAGGCAGAATATCTTTATAAGGAAGGAAATCAATACCATTTTATGGTTACATCAACCTATGAACAGGTTGAAATGTCCGCAGATCAACTTGGAGATGCCGTAAACTACCTGACGGAAAACCTCAAGGTAAATATGCTATTTTTTAAGGGAAGACCCATTGGGATAACACTTCCGAATTTTGTCAATCTTAGAGTTATCAAAGCAGAACCGGGAGTAAAAGGAGATACTGCCTCTGGAGCGACAAAACCTGTTGTTTTAGAGACAGGCTATGAACTTCAGGTGCCTCTCTTCGTTGAAGAAGGCGATCTATTGAAAATCGACACAAGAACGGGAAGCTATGTTGAGCGAGTCTGA
- a CDS encoding amino acid--tRNA ligase-related protein produces MTQTPKANKAYYLERRRDVLRAIREFFDREGFLEVETPIRVPAVAPEHHIDPFRSEEWFLITSPEIQMKMLLAEGYERIYQITKVFRKGERGKRHLPEFTMLEWYRSGCSYEAIMDDCRKLIRFLGEWLSLPDPFPYGDRWLSYSREWQVFTLEELFNHKVGWNPFTHPNSENFSLAIVEQIEPYLSTFSTPCILKDYPPSEAALADCSGSICERFEVYWGGIELANGNTELTERDILETRFQNALAFRKKAGFYPLPMPYSFLELMDAMPPSAGIALGIDRLVMILSNAPSIDWVVAFTPEEL; encoded by the coding sequence ATGACGCAAACGCCCAAGGCAAATAAAGCCTATTATCTTGAAAGGCGCAGAGACGTTCTCAGAGCAATAAGAGAATTCTTCGATCGAGAAGGATTCCTTGAGGTAGAGACTCCAATTAGAGTTCCCGCTGTTGCGCCAGAACATCATATAGATCCTTTTAGATCGGAAGAATGGTTTCTAATAACAAGCCCAGAGATCCAGATGAAGATGCTCCTGGCAGAAGGATATGAAAGGATCTATCAAATTACAAAAGTTTTCAGAAAGGGAGAGCGTGGAAAACGACATCTTCCAGAATTTACAATGCTCGAGTGGTATCGAAGCGGTTGCTCTTATGAAGCTATAATGGATGATTGTCGAAAACTCATAAGATTTCTGGGAGAATGGCTCTCCCTTCCCGACCCCTTCCCTTATGGAGACCGCTGGCTAAGTTATTCCCGAGAGTGGCAGGTTTTTACATTAGAAGAGCTCTTTAACCATAAAGTGGGCTGGAATCCTTTCACACATCCAAATTCGGAAAATTTTTCTTTAGCAATTGTAGAACAAATCGAACCATATCTTTCAACTTTCTCAACGCCGTGCATACTTAAAGATTATCCACCTTCGGAGGCCGCTCTTGCCGATTGCAGCGGGAGTATTTGCGAGCGTTTTGAAGTATATTGGGGTGGTATTGAACTCGCCAACGGCAACACGGAACTAACAGAAAGAGATATTCTAGAAACACGTTTTCAGAACGCCCTGGCTTTCAGAAAAAAAGCTGGATTTTATCCACTACCGATGCCCTATTCTTTTCTTGAACTTATGGATGCCATGCCACCATCAGCCGGTATAGCCCTGGGGATAGATAGGCTTGTGATGATTCTTTCCAATGCTCCATCGATTGACTGGGTTGTAGCCTTTACACCAGAAGAATTATGA
- a CDS encoding DUF4405 domain-containing protein, which translates to MQRNTLKFILDAILFVSLTSTAVVGLLLAFVIPGGGNIPHQEKFFLGLHRHTWGDIHLTFALIFLGVLAVHIYLNWSWIVGNTQKYFGERWKQFLWALCGAWFVVLIIAGIVAK; encoded by the coding sequence ATGCAGAGAAACACCTTAAAGTTTATTCTCGATGCAATTCTTTTTGTTAGTCTTACATCAACTGCCGTCGTAGGGCTTTTACTTGCTTTCGTGATTCCAGGTGGCGGTAATATTCCTCACCAGGAAAAATTCTTTTTAGGACTTCATCGCCATACCTGGGGAGATATACATTTAACTTTTGCTCTCATTTTCCTTGGCGTTTTAGCTGTCCATATATATCTCAACTGGTCCTGGATTGTTGGAAATACGCAAAAGTATTTTGGTGAAAGATGGAAACAATTTTTATGGGCTCTTTGTGGAGCATGGTTTGTTGTGTTGATTATCGCAGGAATTGTTGCTAAGTAA
- a CDS encoding TIGR01777 family oxidoreductase: MKILITGGLGFVGTEAAKYFISKGHNVTLVDHSPSPKPYTPKEATYVFGDTTLKGSWQNVVSEHDVVINLAGASIFQRWSDAVKRKIYDSRIKTTENVVEALRDNSVLLSTSAVGYYGDGGERILREYDPPGNDFLAGVCVDWEQAARHASEKGVRVVIMRFGIILGKTGGALGEMLKAFRRGLGGPLGNGNQWFSWIHMTDLLRAMEFTAQEPSFSGVFNFCAPNPVRNKELASVLGKLLGKPAFFKTPGFVLRLVLGEFGKTLLMSQRVVPERLLQVGFRFLYPDIHSALSEVISEKN; the protein is encoded by the coding sequence ATGAAAATATTAATTACTGGTGGGCTTGGTTTTGTAGGGACAGAGGCGGCCAAATATTTTATTTCAAAAGGACATAATGTTACTCTGGTTGATCATTCGCCATCTCCAAAACCTTACACCCCAAAGGAAGCAACTTACGTGTTCGGAGATACAACCCTAAAAGGATCCTGGCAAAATGTAGTTTCTGAACACGATGTAGTCATCAATCTTGCAGGAGCTTCCATTTTTCAGCGATGGAGTGATGCTGTTAAAAGAAAAATTTACGATTCCAGAATAAAAACGACCGAAAATGTTGTTGAAGCCCTTCGGGATAACTCCGTTCTTTTAAGCACTTCAGCTGTTGGATATTATGGAGATGGGGGCGAGAGAATACTTAGGGAATATGATCCTCCCGGCAATGATTTCTTGGCTGGAGTTTGCGTAGATTGGGAACAAGCGGCACGGCATGCCTCCGAAAAAGGAGTTCGTGTGGTAATAATGCGGTTTGGAATTATTTTGGGCAAGACAGGTGGAGCTCTTGGTGAGATGCTTAAAGCCTTTCGCCGAGGCTTGGGAGGTCCATTAGGGAATGGCAATCAGTGGTTTTCCTGGATTCATATGACGGATCTTTTGCGAGCTATGGAATTTACAGCTCAGGAACCCTCATTTAGCGGTGTTTTCAACTTTTGCGCTCCTAACCCGGTGAGAAATAAAGAATTGGCTTCTGTCCTAGGGAAACTGCTTGGAAAGCCAGCTTTTTTCAAGACTCCCGGGTTTGTTTTGAGGCTGGTGCTGGGAGAATTTGGGAAAACCCTTTTGATGAGTCAGCGAGTGGTGCCAGAACGTTTGCTTCAAGTCGGTTTTAGATTTTTGTATCCTGATATTCACAGTGCCCTTTCAGAGGTGATTTCCGAAAAGAATTAA
- a CDS encoding response regulator, whose product MAEGKRSDSTQKGFRGTISNVDVSQLLQMVCVGQFPTIIKAVSEGKEGTLYIKDGCVVHATTDQKTGEDAFWEIALWDEVVFEIIPSSIDNVPQTILKPWEYLALEAARIKDEHQKEKLIHVLIVDDSPFFARQLKRLIEEDPEFVVVGVANNGEEAIGYMEDEVVDVVTLDAFMPVMPGDTTLKHLMIRYSVPVVVVSAFLEGSSDILFDFMRLGAVDVCPKPQNRGEDLEIYGRTLRSILRKASRARIDHFRRWKPKAENSNKILSIDNELSDSAEKFLIIVGAEGSHMDWFRLPLWDFLSAGYVIGFSSMDREFLPALAELITKHKGYGVEVFSGKRQESIAINRKSLNLFYAMSRWHFDRVENEKYIAFPGMVLQTSGQDAVEATILNLVDLVRDRGQIGLLCLSGSSAFSDTWIDAMCERQIKWLIPPEDMLLLPQMAESVVKKIRQVGLLEHNIEVIRGEYEHLGSIWKEN is encoded by the coding sequence ATGGCTGAAGGAAAACGGTCAGATTCTACTCAAAAAGGCTTTCGAGGAACCATATCGAATGTTGATGTTTCTCAACTTCTTCAGATGGTCTGCGTAGGTCAGTTTCCCACAATAATCAAAGCTGTTTCTGAAGGCAAAGAGGGAACTCTTTACATTAAGGATGGATGCGTGGTTCATGCTACCACTGACCAGAAAACAGGAGAAGATGCTTTCTGGGAGATAGCTCTATGGGATGAAGTGGTGTTTGAAATAATACCATCTTCCATTGATAACGTTCCTCAGACTATTCTAAAGCCATGGGAATATTTGGCGCTAGAAGCTGCTAGAATAAAAGATGAACACCAAAAGGAAAAACTTATCCACGTGTTGATAGTCGATGATTCGCCCTTTTTTGCCCGACAGCTTAAGAGACTTATCGAAGAAGACCCAGAATTCGTGGTTGTTGGCGTGGCTAACAATGGTGAAGAAGCTATAGGATATATGGAAGATGAAGTGGTTGATGTGGTTACTCTCGATGCCTTTATGCCGGTTATGCCTGGTGATACGACATTAAAACATCTTATGATTCGCTACAGTGTTCCAGTCGTAGTGGTAAGCGCTTTTTTGGAAGGATCGAGCGATATACTTTTCGATTTTATGCGCCTTGGAGCAGTGGATGTCTGTCCTAAACCTCAAAATCGAGGTGAAGATCTTGAAATATACGGGCGCACCTTGCGTTCAATTCTTAGAAAAGCATCCAGAGCAAGGATAGATCATTTTAGGCGGTGGAAGCCCAAGGCGGAAAATAGCAATAAAATACTTTCCATTGATAATGAATTATCGGATTCTGCGGAAAAGTTTCTTATCATTGTTGGAGCGGAAGGTTCTCACATGGATTGGTTTCGATTGCCTTTATGGGATTTTTTGTCAGCAGGATATGTAATCGGTTTTTCCAGTATGGATAGAGAATTTTTGCCAGCCCTTGCAGAACTTATAACCAAGCATAAGGGTTACGGTGTTGAAGTATTTTCAGGAAAACGACAGGAGAGTATAGCTATAAACAGAAAGTCTCTTAACCTTTTTTATGCTATGTCTAGATGGCATTTTGATAGAGTTGAAAATGAGAAATATATAGCTTTCCCTGGTATGGTTTTGCAAACAAGTGGGCAGGATGCTGTAGAAGCAACTATTTTAAATCTTGTAGATTTGGTCCGAGATCGTGGACAGATAGGATTGTTATGTCTTTCCGGTAGTAGTGCTTTTTCTGATACATGGATTGATGCTATGTGTGAACGTCAAATTAAATGGCTTATTCCACCCGAAGATATGCTTCTTCTCCCACAAATGGCTGAATCAGTAGTTAAAAAAATTAGACAGGTTGGACTTCTCGAACATAATATTGAAGTTATTCGTGGCGAGTATGAACATTTAGGTTCGATTTGGAAGGAAAATTAG
- a CDS encoding chemotaxis protein CheA yields the protein MNISEVVMDFLEDARDQLSRFEDSLLKLDQDTDDKIAISTLFRAVHSLKGSSYYTGFQNLGRFIHKVENLLEPVAKGKDSLKKHTIDTLFSVLDFIKQSIQNIQTQGEDLAVPQDLDMKLEKAFAGDEPLPPLDFIPADAKPIEGEDSDPELFAIFIDTLHEQLKFICETIASSAVLDKSEMHQAFERSFRRVLSSTRYMDYELLVKFFEGWQRTLMDLMQKSAPTNDLIEVSNKCVDYLAKVLPPLNAQSLIDILRGEGGKPLEAARPFTDQELKVIDEELEQAFASWMEDTQQVEPPTAESEEFFRESPSQFVEESLEESAPTELWEEIIEEEVTPLPIYQEDLTVPEDVPAQPTEMLRVDPAKVDHLLNEVGELVIRRSHFVTLTAELKRITEEWTRAGILDADRKKVLTDLWQQYRDAVSSLGRITADLQDAVMKIRMLPLMQLFQRFPRVVRDHASQYGKSVRMVIKGGETEVDRFILEQLYEPMIHILRNAVAHGIERSEVRKSLGKPEDGTITISAYYRGQHVIIEVTDDGAGVPVDQLGKVLVEKGIFSPEEVGRMSIEELLDTIFLPGVSTALEVDETAGRGIGLDVVRDECRKINGHVSVRSWLGQGTQFIIQIPLTLAIIPGLLVKIMGDIYTLPLASVGEVYAFDERKIKKVHNAYFLTLEGRTIPLIFPEYIFPRKVKTDKVAEGHYIVLLRTPAKEAGLVVDQFLGQQEVVIKPIEDVMDVFQGYAGATILGDGTVSLIIDVPAIIEYVEKFYK from the coding sequence ATGAACATATCAGAAGTTGTGATGGATTTTTTGGAGGATGCCCGAGATCAACTCAGCCGTTTTGAGGACTCACTCCTTAAGTTAGATCAGGATACCGATGACAAAATCGCTATCTCTACTCTTTTTCGGGCAGTCCACAGCCTTAAAGGGTCATCTTACTATACGGGATTTCAAAATCTGGGAAGGTTTATTCATAAAGTTGAAAATTTGCTTGAGCCAGTAGCTAAGGGGAAAGACTCTCTTAAGAAACACACCATCGATACTCTGTTTTCTGTGCTTGATTTTATTAAACAAAGCATCCAGAACATTCAGACTCAAGGTGAAGATTTGGCTGTTCCACAAGACTTGGACATGAAACTTGAAAAAGCTTTTGCAGGCGATGAGCCATTGCCTCCTCTGGATTTTATTCCTGCTGATGCTAAACCGATAGAAGGAGAAGACTCGGATCCGGAATTGTTTGCAATCTTTATTGATACACTCCACGAGCAGCTCAAGTTTATCTGTGAAACTATAGCTTCCTCGGCTGTTCTGGATAAAAGCGAAATGCACCAGGCTTTTGAAAGATCCTTCCGTCGAGTCCTTAGTTCTACCCGCTATATGGATTATGAATTGCTTGTGAAGTTTTTTGAAGGCTGGCAGAGAACTCTGATGGACTTAATGCAAAAATCAGCTCCCACAAATGATTTGATCGAAGTCTCGAATAAATGTGTAGATTATCTTGCTAAAGTTCTGCCGCCTTTGAATGCTCAGTCTCTTATTGATATTCTTAGAGGAGAAGGAGGTAAGCCGCTTGAAGCGGCGCGCCCTTTTACAGATCAGGAATTAAAGGTCATAGACGAAGAACTTGAACAGGCTTTTGCTAGTTGGATGGAGGATACTCAACAGGTGGAACCTCCAACAGCGGAATCCGAAGAATTTTTTAGGGAATCCCCAAGCCAGTTCGTGGAAGAATCTCTAGAAGAAAGCGCTCCGACCGAACTCTGGGAAGAAATTATAGAGGAAGAAGTTACACCACTGCCAATTTATCAGGAAGATTTGACCGTTCCCGAAGATGTTCCTGCTCAACCTACAGAGATGCTTCGGGTTGATCCTGCTAAAGTGGATCATCTGCTGAATGAAGTGGGTGAATTGGTTATAAGGAGATCTCATTTTGTAACTCTTACAGCAGAGCTAAAGCGTATTACTGAAGAATGGACCAGAGCAGGCATTTTGGATGCTGATAGAAAAAAGGTTCTTACCGACCTGTGGCAGCAGTATCGTGATGCTGTCTCTAGTTTGGGGCGGATTACCGCCGATCTTCAAGATGCGGTCATGAAAATTCGCATGCTACCCTTAATGCAGTTGTTTCAGCGTTTTCCGAGAGTGGTTCGCGATCATGCTTCTCAGTATGGTAAATCGGTGCGTATGGTTATCAAAGGTGGCGAAACAGAAGTGGATCGCTTCATTCTGGAACAGCTTTACGAGCCCATGATTCATATTTTAAGAAATGCTGTTGCTCACGGAATTGAAAGGTCCGAAGTCCGAAAAAGTCTGGGTAAACCTGAAGACGGTACTATAACTATTAGTGCATATTATCGAGGTCAACATGTAATCATAGAAGTTACAGATGACGGGGCTGGAGTTCCTGTGGATCAGCTTGGAAAGGTTCTTGTGGAAAAGGGTATCTTTAGTCCAGAAGAAGTAGGTCGGATGAGCATTGAAGAATTGCTTGATACCATTTTCCTTCCGGGAGTATCTACAGCCCTTGAAGTTGACGAGACGGCCGGTAGAGGCATTGGCCTTGATGTAGTGCGAGATGAGTGTAGGAAAATAAATGGTCACGTTTCTGTCAGATCCTGGTTAGGGCAGGGGACTCAATTCATTATCCAGATTCCTTTGACTCTGGCAATTATTCCCGGCCTTCTTGTAAAAATTATGGGTGACATTTACACTCTTCCCCTTGCTTCTGTTGGAGAAGTTTATGCCTTTGATGAAAGAAAAATCAAAAAGGTTCATAATGCCTATTTCTTGACCCTTGAGGGTAGAACTATACCTCTTATTTTCCCAGAATATATTTTCCCAAGAAAAGTTAAGACTGATAAAGTTGCAGAGGGACATTACATTGTCTTGCTGAGAACGCCAGCTAAAGAAGCGGGTCTTGTGGTTGATCAGTTTTTAGGGCAACAGGAGGTTGTTATTAAGCCTATTGAAGATGTGATGGATGTTTTTCAAGGTTATGCTGGAGCAACAATTCTTGGAGATGGGACGGTGTCTCTTATTATCGATGTTCCTGCGATTATCGAGTATGTAGAAAAGTTTTATAAATAG